TTCTGCCGTCGTCCGGGCTTCATTTTTTTCCCCACCACCCTCCGCCGACCCTTCGCTTTCCGTTATACTCCCCGCTGGATAAGGAGACGAAGCGCCATGAAGCTCGGTATTCTGGGCCTTCCCTCGAGCGGGAAGACAAGCCTCTTCAACCTGTTGACCGGAGGGACGGCGGACACCACCCCCTTCGGCTCCGGCAAGCGCCGGGCGAACCTGGCGGTGGTGAAAGTCCCCGACGACCGGCTGGACCGCCTCGCCGCCTTCTACCGCCCCAAGAAGATCACCCCCGTCGAGATCGCCTTCGTCGATCCGGGCGGCCTCCCCGGCGCGGACCGTTCCGGCGAGCGCGCCGAGGAGCTTCTTCCCCATCTCCGGGACGCGGACGCCCTGGTGCTCGTCCTCCGCGATTTCGAGTCGGAGATCGTCCCGGCGCCGGGCGGCCGCGTCGACCCCCTCGCCGACCTCGATGAAATCCGCTCCGATCTGATCGTGGCCGACCTCGCCACGGTGGAGAAGAAGCTGGAGCGCCTCGAGAAAGAGAAGAAGGGGGGCGACCCGGCCAAGCAACGCGAGTACGACCTCTTCGCGCGCGCCCGCGACTGCCTCGAATCGGAGCGGCGCCTCTATTCCCTCGACCTCACCCGGGACGAGGAGAAGACGATCTCCAATTACGGCTTCCTCACCCGGAAGGCGATGAT
This genomic interval from Candidatus Eisenbacteria bacterium contains the following:
- the ychF gene encoding redox-regulated ATPase YchF; the protein is MKLGILGLPSSGKTSLFNLLTGGTADTTPFGSGKRRANLAVVKVPDDRLDRLAAFYRPKKITPVEIAFVDPGGLPGADRSGERAEELLPHLRDADALVLVLRDFESEIVPAPGGRVDPLADLDEIRSDLIVADLATVEKKLERLEKEKKGGDPAKQREYDLFARARDCLESERRLYSLDLTRDEEKTISNYGFLTRKAMILLRNTGDGASPEEPEALRARAEHMGAPLLSMNALLEREVLDLAEEERAEFYESFDIEGGGRERFIRAAFDSLDLISFFTGGERDCHAWTVRRGSHAPVAAGKIHSDMEKGFIRAEVIPVDDLIALGGEKGAREKGKIRTEGKEYVVRDGDFIIILFN